Genomic window (Oncorhynchus mykiss isolate Arlee chromosome 21, USDA_OmykA_1.1, whole genome shotgun sequence):
gtgagttggaagcagacgttacatcATGAGGTATTTAAGTtacagtcccttcagaaagtattcacacccctttaattttccacattttgttgtgttaaaggtGATTTTATTGTCATGTTTTGTCaaagatctacacaaaatactctaatgttaaagtggaagaaaaattgtaacatttgtaaaaaaaaaagattatgaaaaataaaacacaaataaaTCTTGATTACATAAGTAATCAACCCTCTGAGTCACTCCATTCGGATCGCCGTTGGCAGCgattgggtaagtctctaagagctttgcacacctggattgtctttttaaaattcttcaagctccgtcaattggttgttgatcatagaCAGCcactttcaagtcttgccatagattttcaagccgatttttAAGTcacaactgtaactaggccactcaggataattcaatgttgtcttggtcagcaactccagtgtatagttggccttgtgttttatgttattaACCTGCTGAAAGCTGAATTTGTGTCTCGCAGTGTAAGCCTGTGCTTAGCTAAATTTAGTTTATTTttatcccccccccaaaaaactccctagtccttgccgaagacaagcagccaccaccattcttgaaaatatgaagagtggtactcagtgatgtgttgtgttagatttgccgcaaacataacgctttgtattcaggacaaatctgtacaggcttccttattttcaaatccaattgtatttgtcacttatttaagaaaaataagagtaaAGAAAATCAAGtttaaaaaagtaataataaaataacaatagcaaggctatatacagggggtaccagtaccaagtcaagtcaatgtgcgggggtacaggttagtcgaggtgatTGAagttatatatacagtaacagtcaaaagtttggacacacctactcattcaaggatttttcttaattttttttacaattttctacattgtggaataatagtgaagatatcaaaactatgaaataacacatatggaatgtagtatgtggtaaccaaaaagatgttaaacacattttagagtgtgcaaagctgtcatcaaggcaaagggtggcttctttgaagaatctgaaatatgtTTTGATCtgtttaccacttttttggttactacatgtttccatatgtgttatttcatagttttgatgtcgtcactattattctacaatgtagaaaattgttttaaaaaaaagaaagaaaaacactggaatgagtaggtccaaacttttgactggtactgtacatataggtagggctaaagtgattatgcatagataatgaacaCTGAGTAGCAGCATCGTAAAAAAAGGGGgaagtcaatgcaaatagtctgggtagccatttgattaactgttcagcagtcttatggcttgggggtagaagttgttatgGAGCCTTTTGGACCCAGACTTGGCGAGCCGcttgacagtttttagggccttcctctgacaccacctggtatagaaatcctggatggcaggaagcttggccccagtgacatACTGGACCGTGTGCActtccctctgtagcgccttgcggtaagatactgagcagttgccataccaggcggtgatgcaactagtcaggatgctctcgatggtgcagaatACCTCATGACAAACTGTAGACAATACTATTTACCAAAATATTTTTGATCTagatttttcgtagctgtctatttccCACCACAAACCGATACTGGCACAAAGACCACATTCAATGAGCTGTaaagggccataagcaaacaagaaaatgctcatgcAGAGGCGGCGCTCCCGGTGATTtaaatgcaggaaaactgaaatccgtcttacctcatttctaccagcatgtcccCTGTACATCTTGAGGCAAAACAAACCTTTAGATCACCTTAACTCCACACACAGGGACTCAATACAATgctttccctcgccctccatttgacaaatctgatcATAACTCTAATCTCCTCATTCCTGTTTACAAGCTAAAACTCAAACAGAAAGTACCAGTGAtgcgctcaatatggaagtggccCATTGAAGTCGATGCTAAGATACAGGtctgcccagtgatgcgagcctgccagatgagctaaatgccttctagtCTCACTTCGAATGGgtgccgagcacgcccccattcaaaTTGACAGGaatgtagtggagtgggtcgagagcttcaagttcctttgtgtccacatcactaatggACATATCATAGTCCCAAAACATCAAGATAATCaagaagagggcacaacaacacctatactccctcatgagactgaaaagatttggcatgggacctcagatcctcaaaaagttctacagctgcaccatcgagagcatcttgactggttgcatcaccgcttggtatggcaactgctcggcatccgacctcAAGACGCTACaaagggtaatgcgtacggcccagtacatcactggggcagagcttcctgccatccaggatctcaaaaccaggcagtgtcagaggaaggccctaaaaattgtcaaagtctccagccacccaagtcatagactgttctctctgctactgcacggcaagcggtaccagagcgccaagtctgggaccaaaaggctccttaacagcttctaccaccaagtcataagactgctgaacagttaatcaaatggccacccagattatttacattgacccccttattttattcattgtttatttttttgtactGACTCTCCTGCACAGGCTCAACGCACACGCACTGtactctaaccacacacacacacacagacacaaaacacacattcACTTTCCTTCTCACacttcacatacactgctgctactctctgctcATGATCTACTCACTTTTcccctacctacatattacctcgattattgtatatagcctcattattgtcattttattgttactatttttcCTTTCGTTTATTTAGCAAATTTTTCTTACTTGGGCCTACTTTTTTTAAatactacattgttggttaagcactagtaagtaagcatttcacagtaaaggtctacctacaactgttgtgttcagcgcatgtgacaaatacattttgattgatTTGTATCAATCATGGACACAGCAGATGTggccaaaatatttttttgtcaagttgCTCGGTATAAAAAAAGGTGTGATGTCTTACAAATTGATATAACAAGTACAATATGACTGCTGAACATTTTCAGTTAAGGCACAAGGTAGATTAAGTTCAAACACCTTTATATTGGTTGTTAGCAGATATTTAAAGATGAAGTTTATATTGTATACACTTTGTTTTCCCTGAATCATTGCAATAAAATCTTTCAAAATGTACATGTTTCATTCATATAAAGTTCTGATTTTGCAATAAGCTACTGAGACAAATGGCCCAGGGCGATGTGCCATATCAGGTGgaattagaaaaaaaatacatttgacataTTTGTGTATTTTTTGTATATTATGTTAAATTACATTAGAATATTAGGCTGCATCTAGACATTTCAGCTAAATTAGCCTATACAAGCATAACACATTCAAAAGAAAACCAAGTACAGTTTGAGTCCTGTAGATATTGAGGGAAATTCTGGAACGTGGATTTGTGGAAAGCATTTTTGATGGTTAAAAGGCAGACTTCATGGGTTTGGTTTCCTAATCCACTGACATGCATTGCGCAGTTATTTCCCCCGTGATTACCTGCTCAGTTTGTCAGAGTGCGCATCGTGTTTTTACTCATAGCAATACTGCCACCACGTGGTGCAATGTAGAAATTACAGTTGATTGCGCTCGCTTAGAAGAGCGGATTATGCTAAGCAAAGTGATTTGTGACCGATGTGTCACTATAATAATTTGTTGTCTACTAtgttgcacacttattttctttATGTGGTTTGCTTGATACCTTACAGTGCCTTCTATTCTCATAGTCTACGTATCGAAGTACACGATGGCAAATGGTTAACCATTAACCTTTTGTTTGTTCACACCTGGACACTTCATATCGGTTTAAAATTTAGCCACGGTTGACCTAAAATCGGTTACCGAGAAGTACAACTCTCGCGAAAGTTGTCACTTTCCGTTTAAACGTGAATCTGTCCAATAGATAACGGCTGACCTGATAGCGAGGTCGGATGGTTTTAAACTGCAACCCATTTATAGATAACAACCATAATAACACGCTGCATGCCGGGAGTTGTTATGTTAGACGACGACAGTGTCCTGCTGTCAAAACAGTTCGTGCGGTGGTGGTGACCAAGCTGTGATCATGGCGTTGACCCGGCTAGAACGGGCCCAGGCATGGATTCTGAGTGCGTGCATGGGCGTGCTCTTTGCGCTCTTTCGGCTCCTCTCTCCACGGCGGTCCCGTGGATTAATCAAACTTCTTCCAGTCACCAACCCTCTGCTGATGATGTCTGCGATGCAGCTCGCGCAAAGGATTCGTCGGAGAGAGGTCCGTAGGCTACCCGGTACCGGGTTATATGTTCTAATCTATTTTACGCGAGAGACTACTTTTCCGGAGTGCTTCCACTTGTACGGTTCCGGTGCCGTAGGCCTGAAAGGTGCAGCCAATGGTAAAAGGCCTGAGTGGGCTATCTTCTTATTTATCCACcatgtgtggaccccaggaagagttgctgctgctttTGCCACAGATAATGGGGATTCTAATAAAATACCCAAATCTTAGGACAGGGTTCTACAACGGCTTGATAAAGAGTGATAGAGAGCCAATCTGCTGCATGATAGGCTACTGCGTTGCTCTCTGGGAGCGGTTGGGCTGTGACTGCACTCTGCACATACATGTCCATTACATAAAGGGTCAATCGGAGTTCTGCattggccgtgcagcatttacGGTTATATGGCCTccgcagaagtcagggcattcatacttttTTCTGCATCGCGGAGTagcgcagagctgttgtgaaggaattTGTCAGGGAAGTCCGTTTGTGTCTAgacaaccaatcatgtcaatgcggagctatacctAGCCCTCCACACTGTTACACAATTTGAGATGCGCACATATATAAGGTACGGAGCTCAATATGGCGTCTGCGTGCCTCTGGTGGCTCCGCAAATAGCGCCACACCATCCATATGGCGTCTGCGACAACATTTTCAGatcaagcaacaacaaaaaaaggctCTTAGGCTACAGCCTTGTGCTGTGGTCTCCTTATGaaacagggttggggtcaattccattccaATTGTCAATTCAGGAAGTTTATGACTACAGCAATTCCAATCATCTTTAGGGCTTTTCAATTAGGAAAATGTTGAATTGGAAATTGGTTTactctgaattgactggaattgatgCACACACAGGCGcactactgtctgtactgtatgttggttggTGTAGGTGTCGAGCGTGGAGGTGGTGCAGGCCTACattgacaggattcaggaggtGAACCCGCTGCTCAATGCTATGGTGCAGGACAGGCAAGTACAAGTACTCCGGGACTAGACTGGTTAAATGTCATATGGTTACAAATCTCATGTTGCCGTCTCACCATACCTCCACTATGTTCTGACACAAAACTAAACTATgcctatttctttctttcttaatttatttttctctctattcctctcccttctctctgctccctattttcctctcctccctctctccaggttTGCAGCAGCGTTGCTAGAGGCAGCCCAGGTGGACAAGCTGATCGAGGAGGAGACCGGGGGAGAGGATGTTCTGGAGGATAGACTTCCCCTGCTGGGGGTCCCCCTCACTGTCAAAGAGGCCTTCGCTCTACAGGGTAGGTCTACACACTCACCTAGACCATcctttctcaaacctctcctcggggaccgcCCAGCTGTTTCAATATTTGAACTATTCCagaactagcacacctgattcaacttgtcatcTAATCATCCAGCCCTTGCGCTAGCTCAGGACTACAACTAAAATTGGGAAACGTCTGGGGGTGTTCCTCAAGCAGAGGTTTGAAAATGGCTGACCTAGatcctctcctgtactctcccACACTGTGTACTACTCATGTAGTTGTGTACCCTGTAGTGAGGCTATGGGAGCGGGTCTGGGTGAGTGTGTAAGCCTACCCTATAGGTCAGTGTTATCCAATCCTAGTCCTGGGGAACCAAAGCCCTAGCATCAACACACTTGATTTCACTTACCAATTCATCACCAAGCCTTAATGAGTGATTTAGGCCTGTTAGTACTAGGGCAAACATTAAAAAGGGTACCCATTTGGTTGAGAAACACTGCTATAGGTAGAGCTAAcccgcacacagacacacacacacccagaccctCTCCACAGTCCCAAGGTCTCACCATAACAGCACTCGACCATCAACAACTTTCCCTCTGCCTCAACACCATCAGGCACATTTACATGACAGTCTTTGACGATGTTCCCATTAGATGACTAGATGAGCATCGGTGAAGTGCGTCTGTCCCTATTCAAATGAAAACGGTTTTGAACATCTGTATTATCTGCCAGCTTCGTCCACAAACATAACAGACCCAAGCCATTGCACTCTCCAAATATTTGTCGAATTGTCACGGAATATGTCCTAGTTTACAGTTCCACCTGTATGTTCAACTTCTCCCCACCCGTTCCCTTGGTCCCCCAGGCATGCCCAACACCGCAGGTGTGGTTTCCCGGCGCGGGGTCCTTTCAGCGGGGGACGCCCCTCCCGTGGCCCTGTTGAAGAGGGCCGGGGCCATCCCCCTGGGGGTCACCAACTCCAGCGAGCTCTGCATGTGGTCCGAGTCCCACAACCACCTGTACGGCATTTGCAATAACCCCTATGACCTGGAGAGGACACCAGGCGGCAGCTCAGGTGTGGCATTGTAAGGTGTTATAAAATGGTAATGACACGGGAAGGTATGTCATAACGGTGTTACAGCTGTGCTGATGTCATAACAACACAGGTAGATGTCCATAACAATAGGACTGATATTACGTATGAATGACTTATGTCAAGTTACCGTCACCGACAGAAACAGAAAATAGGTTCCTGCCCCTATGGGCCTTTCTGGCTCGGACAGGCTTTACTTACTTTCTCTATCTCaatctcttcctctttccctcctcctttccTGTGGGCTCCAGGTGGAGAGGGTAGCATACTTGGCAGTGGAGCATCAGTGATCGGGATAGGTTCTGACATCGGTGGAAGTATCCGTATGCCGTGCTTCTTCAATGGCGTTTTTGGCCATAAAACCACACCAGGTAAGTAAAGAgtacccctggtgtgtgtgttggtgtataTGTAGATGCTagcgcgtgtctgtgtgtgtgtaattggccatgtttatcctgtgttattTGTAGGTGTAATATCTAATGATTGTCAGTACCCCCCTGCCTCTGGTCGTCATGAGGACTACCTCAGTACTGGCCCCATGTGTCGCTATGCTGAGGACCTTCTGCCCATGCTCAGGATCATGGCTGGACCCAATGCTCACAAGTACACGACCCATCACACCTTTAACAGACTAAAACACCCAACACTGTATTCTCAGTAAAGGCTTCAACACATCTAACTAGAAACAACTACCTACCAATGGTGCATGGGTAGTTTTTACAGGCATACAAAAATGCAAAGAAGTTTCATGTCCACACAACTAAGTTTTATGAAgttatactatatatatacacacaaaagtatgtggacaacccttcaaattagtgggttCGGCTATTTCAGCTTCACCCGTTGTtgaaaggtgtataaaatcgagcacaccgccatgcaatctccatagacaaacattggcagtggaccgtctaggagcaacaagggctcagccgcaaagtagtaggccacacaatttcacagaacgagaccgctgagtgctgaagcgtgtaacaCATAAAAATCCTCTttcgcaacactcactaccgagttccaaaccgcctctggaagcaacatcagcataataactgtttgtcgggagcttcatgaaatgggtttccatggccttgcagccgcacacaagcctaagatcaccatgtgcaatgccatgtgtcggctggagtggtgtaaatttGCTGCCATGtgactctggagtgatgaatcacacttcaccatctggcagttcgccggacaaatctgggtttggtggatgccaggacaatgctacctgccccaatgtatagtgtcaactgtaaagtttggtggagggataatggtctggggcagtttttcatggttcgggctaggccctttagttccagtgaagggaaatctttaagctacagcatacaatgacattctagacgattctgtgcttccaactttgtggcaacagtttggagcagtgcaaaaagcgaggtccatacagaaaaggtttgtagagatcagtgtggaagaacttgagtggcctgcacagagccctgacctcaactccatcgaacacctttgggatttaTTGGaaagctgactgcgagccaggcctaatcgcccaacgtcAGTACCCGACCTCCCtaaagcaagtcccagcagcaatgttccaacatctagtggaaagccttcccagaggagtggagcgAAGGGGGGGACTTCATATTAATGCCTCTGATTTTTGGATGTTTgacaaacaggtgtccacatacttttggccatgtagtgtatatcaaAACCATGACATTTTGAGCACCTGTTTAACTGtcctacctctccatgtctctgtacAGATTGTCTTTGTCCGTTGAGGTGGATCTGAGGAACCTGCGTTTCTTCTCTATCCCTCACGATGGAGGCTCTCCTCTGGTGAGTGCTGTAGATGAACAGCTCCTTCAAGCCCAGAGGAGGGTGAGTAGAATGCCTAGTAGACCCACAACGCACACACGCGCAAACGTAGATTCACAAAGACATAATCTGTATTTCTACCAGGTGGTGGAGCGGCTCGAGTCTGACCTAGGGGTCAAGGTTCAGGAGGTGCGTCTCTCTGGGCTCAAATATGGCTTCCAGATCTGGGATACGTACATGGGGCTCCCCGACAAGGAGGGCAAGGTGGGTCACCTGCTGCGGTCTTCTTCATTAGGTAGCGTTTATGGGGGTATTAAGAGGCCTCACTAGTACTGCCAttctaactatactgaacaaaaatattaacgcaacatgcaacaatttcaaagattctaCTGAGTTAATCAATCAATTGGAATACATTCATTAGACCATAATCTAtgaattttacatgactgggaaaacagatatgcatctgttcgtCACagataccaacaacaacaaaaggtaggggcgtggatcagaaaaccattcagtatctggtgttaccaccatttgcctcatgcagcgtaacacatctccttcacatagagttgatcgggCTGTTGTGGCCTGTGTAAagttgtcccattcctcttcaatggctgtgcgaagttgatggatattggcggaaactggaacacgctgttgtacacgtggatccagagcatcccaagcaTGCTCAATtgctgacatgtctggtgagtgtgcaggccatggaagaactgggacattttcagcttccaggaattgtgtacagatccttgcgtcaTGGggtgtgcattatcatgctgaaacatgaggtgatggctgcATGACAATAGGCCTCAGGAACTCAtcaatgcaattgtgttcgttgtctgtagcttatgcctgcccccataaccccactgccaccatggggcactctttaaacaacattgacatcagcaaaccacacgatgccatacacatggtctgcggttgtgaggcaggttggacgtactgccaaattctctaaaacaacattggaggcagcttacggtagagaaatgaacattccaccagctctggtggacattcctgcagtcagcatgccaattgcacacgctctcaacttgagacatctgtggtattgagttgtgtgacaaaacttcacattttagagtgcccttttattgccccaagcacaaggtgcatctgagtaatgatcatgctgtttaaacagcTTTTTGATATACAAAACCTGTCATGTAGATGGATTAtgttggcaaagaagaaatgctcactaacagggatgtaaacaaatttgtgcacaacatttgaaagaaataagctttttgtgcatatggaaaattttgggggatcttttatttcagctcatgaatcatgggaccaacactttacgtgtttcttttacatttttgttcagtgtagatacgtgtgtgtatgtgtttctcgCAGCGCCCCACACCCTTCCAAGTGTTGATGGGGGAACCAGGGAGGCCGGTGTGGCCAGTGTGGGAGCTGGCCAAGTGGATGATGGGAAGGTCCCCTCACACCATGGCTGCTATTGgtaacaacacaaacacacattgacAATCCTGTCAAGTAATAGTAGTTTCGGGTCTAGTGATTTGTTTTAAGTGTTGCCAGTCAACTCAGTGATTCTGTAGACCTATCTATATTATCTATTGTTCCAGACAGGGTGTATTCTAGTAACCAGAGCTATAATGGCATTTGATCAATTGAGTCAACTGTCAAACATGGTATCTTTAGGCCCACTCTTGTCATGATGATAtaggtcagggatgggcaactggcagcCCCTCCTTTTGTAGGCCCACGGACCAATTTGACCCCCCAAAAAACTGTTGTGGTCTCAACTTATTGTTGAGACTTAGAATACACAACGTGCGATGTCAAAACGTGGTTGTGCATtagcagtcactcaattagcccatgtcagctatttttattttacattggtaagttagtctagcatCCAGCTATCTAAACATGTAGTAAGCATGGTCAAATTCCTGACCGGGGAGGGGCCCATTGATCATCggttatcatattaaaaactgcaaacatttgcctccaccctatggcaaaatgagtacaattgcatgaaattagttgtaaaatggcaacattttctcgacgccccatggcaaaaggcacagaattgcaggaaattaaaacGTACATTCTTCCTCTTTGCTGTCATgaggggtatggatgtgggtacgcagatCCACGTGCCTCCGCAGCTccttttgtggcccccacccccatcaaagttgcccatctcTGGTATAGGCTAATCAATACATTAAGTACATCAATCTGTGTTATCTCTGGAATCATGGTCATTCTGTTGCTCTGGTGTGTTCCAGGCCTGGCCTTGGTAGAGATTACCAGCTCATCCAAGCCCTCTCCCTTCATCCTGAAGCAGAAAGAGAAGCTACAGAAGGAGGTTGAGGAGCTGTTGGGTACAGACGGTGTTCTCCTGTACCCCACCCACCCTCACCTCGCCCCCAAACACCACCACCCCCTCTTCACACCCTTCAACTTCGCCTACACAGGTGAGAGGGTCTGGAAGACTATATCTAATAATATAAATGGAGATAAATCTATTAACCATATCTTAACAAAACTCGAGGTATTCAAAATTTCAGGCAAATCACACATTGATTCAAAGCTTAGGGCTGCAGTCACAAATATGTGACAGAATGAATTGTCTGTACACCACAACTGAATGAATGAATACAACATACGCCAAAGCTCTCTCATTTGcatccctctgtcctcccccctccatcctcaGGGGTCATCAACGTCCTGGGGCTGCCAGTGACCCAGTGCCCTCTGGGATTGAGTGTAGAGGGTCTTCCCCTGGGGGTGCAGGTGGTGACTGGGAAGCTCCAGGACCGCCTGTCCCTAGCCATGGCCCTCTACCTGGAGAAGACCTACGGAGGCTGGAGAGACCCTGGAGCCGTCTGACCTGGCCTGTATCTATAAAGCATtgtagagtaggagtgctgatctacgatcagtttggccttttttaaataaaaataaacgagTTACATGaacagggaggacctgatcctggatcagcactCCTACACGAAGACGCTTTATGGATAGTGGCCCTGACCTGAGGACCACTGGGCCATGTTGAGTATGAAAGGTGGAgaaacgttgcagatagaaatgtcatgaaTAGAACCGACATGATTCCTTATTCTACAAGTCACAGGCATGTTTGTATCTAAATGTTTTGCCCCGCTGAATGTGTCCCACACTGgctgatggaggtagaggttgTCCTTAACCATTTTTAATAGGGAAATGGTAGAATTGGGTTTAggataatctgatcctagatcgcTGGAAGGAAGTATGTCCCTAACCGCTGATACAGGGGTGTGTTCACTAGCCTTAGCCTTGTGCTCAGAATagctctctcttacacacagtacacacactatTCAGCACTTATCCCAATGGAACTGTTTGGTTCAATGACCTCTCACTGAAGAATGAATGTCTGTTTTTCTGCCATGCTCTTGTTCTGCACTGAATGCTAATGTTATTGGCACAAAGAATGTCTAGTCAGCCATGATTGACTTTTGTACTATCAAAGTCCCACTCACTCCGATCGATCTTACTACCAATGTCAATCTCTTTATCTTTTGCAAAATGACAGGAATGCGGATCCTAAAAGCCAGTCCCTTTGAACAAGAATACTGTATTACCTGATTCCGATCTTTGTGCATTTTTCTGGTTCGATTAGTAAAGAACTTTTTAAAAAGAATTCATCTGATTAATCATTTGCTTGAATAGGAATTCATATCCCGAATTGACAAAATGGAGTTTACCCCAACCCTGGGGTGTATTCGTtagtgcacactgtagcaaaacgttCTGAAACAAATCTTGACCATAGAAGAACACCTTTACCCTAGTCATCATGAGCTACGACATAGAATGGTAGAGtcaggaggagagcgagaggttCTGAAGGACTGTTTAACACCCTGGAATCGGAACATTTTTCGCTTTATTTTTCTTCCCTTCTTGGTAAGGATGGGAAAAAAAACGAGACATTCTCC
Coding sequences:
- the faah2b gene encoding fatty-acid amide hydrolase 2-B; amino-acid sequence: MALTRLERAQAWILSACMGVLFALFRLLSPRRSRGLIKLLPVTNPLLMMSAMQLAQRIRRREVSSVEVVQAYIDRIQEVNPLLNAMVQDRFAAALLEAAQVDKLIEEETGGEDVLEDRLPLLGVPLTVKEAFALQGMPNTAGVVSRRGVLSAGDAPPVALLKRAGAIPLGVTNSSELCMWSESHNHLYGICNNPYDLERTPGGSSGGEGSILGSGASVIGIGSDIGGSIRMPCFFNGVFGHKTTPGVISNDCQYPPASGRHEDYLSTGPMCRYAEDLLPMLRIMAGPNAHKLSLSVEVDLRNLRFFSIPHDGGSPLVSAVDEQLLQAQRRVVERLESDLGVKVQEVRLSGLKYGFQIWDTYMGLPDKEGKRPTPFQVLMGEPGRPVWPVWELAKWMMGRSPHTMAAIGLALVEITSSSKPSPFILKQKEKLQKEVEELLGTDGVLLYPTHPHLAPKHHHPLFTPFNFAYTGVINVLGLPVTQCPLGLSVEGLPLGVQVVTGKLQDRLSLAMALYLEKTYGGWRDPGAV